One window of the Nitrospirota bacterium genome contains the following:
- a CDS encoding gas vesicle protein: protein MSVQKMAHATEATNLADILERVLDKGIVIAGDIKIQIADIDLINIKIRLLVASVDKAKEMGINWWQHDTSLVYPEKKNIET, encoded by the coding sequence ATGTCTGTGCAAAAGATGGCTCATGCCACGGAAGCTACTAATCTTGCTGATATCCTGGAACGTGTATTGGACAAAGGGATCGTGATAGCAGGTGATATAAAGATTCAGATTGCTGATATAGACCTTATTAATATTAAAATAAGACTCCTGGTCGCCTCAGTAGATAAGGCGAAGGAGATGGGGATAAACTGGTGGCAGCATGATACATCCCTTGTCTATCCTGAGAAAAAGAATATTGAGACATGA
- a CDS encoding gas vesicle protein K has protein sequence MDRLIETDTPDAFIEEIEKIQEAYSDKININPENIENGLAKLVLTIVELIRKLMEKQAMRRIENGSLSEEEIEKIGETLMKLENKILELKELFGLKDEELNINLGPLGNLL, from the coding sequence ATGGACAGATTAATAGAGACAGATACACCTGACGCATTCATAGAAGAGATTGAGAAAATTCAGGAGGCATACTCCGACAAGATTAACATCAATCCTGAAAATATAGAGAATGGTTTGGCAAAGTTAGTCCTCACTATAGTGGAATTAATAAGAAAACTTATGGAGAAGCAGGCTATGAGAAGGATAGAGAATGGTTCCTTATCTGAAGAAGAGATTGAGAAAATTGGAGAAACCCTTATGAAATTGGAGAATAAGATTCTGGAACTAAAAGAGTTGTTCGGGCTTAAGGATGAAGAACTCAATATTAATTTAGGTCCATTGGGAAACCTGCTATAA